taatatagaaaataatttaaaaaatcatttaaaaggGATTTTTTGAATATGATTTTTGAATATCATAatcagtaaaaattaaaataaagcaacCAGATTAAAAACATCAATGTTAATGGGGATGTTTGAATGAAtagatgaataataaaaattaaaacacccCACATGGTTTAAGAGGTGATTGAAACAACTAAATTCAAAATCCAAGAGTAGGCTATAATTAAGTGTATAACAGAAGGGTCTTGAATTAAGGATTTTAACGGAACCGGCGTCTTTGACATGCGAGCTTATCTGGAGATGAGGGGCATAGCAGACAAATGCTTTAAAGcaaactcatttttttgttgactgAAGGATTGACATGGAAACCAGCATTAAGAGATCAAAGAGGGCGTGCGTAGTCTAAGTAGCTCAGATAAGTGAGGAGGTGCAAGTCCATGTACGGCCTTACAGGTTAAAAGAGTAAGACTAAAGCACAATCTATGTATCAGCACGTGTAATGTATCTGCACTGACTCAGATCTCCCCCTCTTACCTCTCCCACCAGCCCCTCAGAAATCTGGCCTTGTTCAGGACTACAGCTCAGCGTGGAGGCCCTCTCCCCCTCCATGTCTTCATTCAGCATGTCTTCAGCTTTGTCCACAATGTCCTTTAGCTGGTCAATGAAGATCTCCTTCTCTAACAGGAGGATAAACCCATTCTCTACCTGCAGACATACaggtttaaacattttaaacgaCGTGATGAATATCACCAATAGATGACATGAAACTGCAAACTGTAAAAGATTCAGCTCACCATGTAAGTGGCAATTTCCTCTGGAGCGTCTCCGTCCAGGTCAAATTTAAATGTCACCATTTTGTGGTTGTGAGTCTCCAGCTGGCATTCGACCATTTTATCTCCGGTGTTGCAAACCTGAGCGAACAACAGTTACACTTTACAATCAAACAAACTTTGAGTAATTTTAACTTCAAACTGTCACTAATGACACCGTGACTCACATTCAGCATGCTCAGTTTGGGTTTACTGGTCTTTTCTTGTCGGGAGCGTGTGCGGGCAGACTTGCGGTGGTGTTTCCTGGGTTTTCCGTCCCCCTTCCCTCCACTAGCCAAGCTGTCATAGCCATCACTTGTCTCCTTACCAGACGCCACATCAGAGTTGATactataaaagaaaaattgtaaACGCTCGTTAGTGATACATTTTCCCCACACAGTTATGTCATAAGATAATTTGTAAAGATGTGACAGACAATAAAAACTTTACACACACCTGTCATAGGTATAACTGGGTAAAGCTACAGGTTTGTCCTGAAGCACATCCTGAGGACAGAAAACAGGGGAAAAGCGGTTAGGATAACTTGgtaaaggttttattttatacaaGGATGAATTATTGCAAGACTAAATacaggtttcccacacattgtcatggacaaaatttcaaaactttttcaggacttttcaatgacctattttttttcctataccCACACAGCATTTTTATACATAAGAAACATTCAAactctttgaaaaaaattatttcagcaACCCAACATGACGGACTGTTGGAAAATTGAAAATTCagaaataatttatgtttttaacaatttctggctatgataaacggtgtcattttggagatttctttttttatagaaaacatgcctttcaaaaatttatggaaaaaaaattgcaccaaatttttaagttttctataaaaattgccaaaaatatcgCCAAACAAAATcgccaaatttttaaaaagaagtaaaagaaaaaagcccatataaaaaataaataaataaaccatgtTTTAACACACGTTGTAACACACTGATGCATATAAAAGTTACGTTATATTGTGAGCTACAAAAAATTCACcgttattttacattaatgtaatttaatttgtgaCACACAacacttttccatgactttttcaaaactttcgaTGATTTTTTtactagttccatgacttttcaaggcctggaaaatgtgattgtcaAATTTAccaacttttccaggttttccatgactgtggtaACCCTGTATATCGCACCAGCAGTGATGTAACGGTGTGTTCCCAGCGTTGACCTTGAGGgttattttaacctttaatgAATAAGCTGCTGTCAAGATGGGATGGAGCTATTAAACTGATGTGAATGTGATTTGACAGGGAGAATTTTTATCcagcaaaaataaagtttttaggTTATGCATATGCTCATGGATCAGTATTCCTCTTAAAACTGTACAAATTTTACCTCCACACAGGGCTCTTGTTGAAGGGTGCTGGATGCAGATGTTGACTGGAGGTTTTGCTGAGTTGTGGGCAGGCTGGCACCCTCAGACACTGAGGCTGCTGTCTGGATGCCAGCAGGCTGCAGAGCCGGAGATGCGACAGGAGCTGGGGCTGGCAGCGTGACAGATACTGAGGCAGAACCTAAATTTGGGACTGAGAGTTTGGGTTTACCAGTTGCAGAGGATGTATCTGAGCTTGTTGATGAGCCTTTTGGTGATTCAAAAGCGAGACCTGGTGCAGAGACCGGTGCTTGAACTGGGGCTGAGGCTATGGGTTGCACTGCTGTTGGAACTTGGGTCGAAGCTGGAGTTTGAGGCATGACTGCAGCTTGAGCTGATACGGGGATTGGTGGTTGGTTTTGTGCTGGGAGCACAGCTGGGGTTTGTGCTGGGGCTTGAGTTTCAACTTGGGCTGGAGCTGAGATGGAGGCTTGAGCTGGGACTATAGGAGCTCCAGTTAAGTCTTGGCCAGCTGCAGAGGTTTCTGCATCAACTCCACTTCCCCAGAGAGGAGTCTGAACAGCAGGGACAACAGGATGGGCCGGAGCCAAAAGGGGAAAATCTCCCAGATTACCCTGCGGTGCAGTCATCTGTGCCTGGAATAAAAAGCATATGTAGGTAATTGTTAATCAgttaacacaaatattttttcacctCTAAATCTCCAAACACATGCCATGCATGCATTATAACTAAAATTAAGACCCACTGCCACCTTACGTCCGggacacactgcatgcatgggCAGCACAGAacctgagcagcgctgctcagctGTGGCACATCTAGAAACAGAGGCTTGccgattttatttaaaaattttttttaaagttcaccAGTACCCCGACTAACGTGGGGTGCGAGGGCCCTTTCATTGCtacttgcagctttaattgagGTTTGGAATTCATGAGGTTGAGACTTTGATCCTTATCCAGGGCAGGTGAAATTTAAAGTCAGTTATCCAAAGCAAAGAGCTATATTCAAGGTAAAAGACAGGTGAAGTCTCAGATGCATTGGCCCGGTCTGTCCAAACACTTACTCATAAACCATGAGATTGCAAGTTTAAGCTCAACAGAAcgacagaaacatgaaaaagtgtCTGGAGGTTTAGGTCAGTGGGTAAATGAGGTGGTTAGTGTtcctgaggttgctggttcaagtcttatctgggaccAGTGATGTTTGACTTtcatggcataaataaaataaaataacatattggctgatatatctttctgctctgctctaATAGAGAAcacttaaaacatttaaaagacacacaattgtctccttgtctcctgaattttcatatactgaatGGCCAATTTTCCCTGTCAAAAACTTAACTGATATGAGTGTTGAAAACTCAGTTGATTACCAAACTCAGACATCACTGCCAATactgagctaaagggaacgtcgAAACGAAGTGAAGTGTCTGGAGGTTTAGCGTagtgggtaaatcaggtggtTAGTGTACCTAAGGGTGCTAGTTCATGTCCTATTTGGGACAGgtaacatttgatttttatggaataagtaaaataaaaaatgagctgatatatctgtctgctctgctgatataagtcatcGATGACGTACCtttcaacaaacatttaaacagttcaaaaacacacaattgtctcctgaattttcacatactgaatactgaattttccctaaCAATGTGAAGTGTCTGGAgctttagctcagtgggtaaatcatGGGGTTTGTGTGCCtgaggttggtggttcaagtcTTACTGGGACAAGCAAATTTTGAAGACTGAGCTGAACCCGAAGCAAGCAtagagctaaagggaacgttGAATACATGAAGTggggttgagagacaggaagttggggAAAAGACAAGAAGTAAGGTTAAAAGACAggaaagtcagtcaagttacaTGCAGTTGGGTTGTGAGTTAGGAGGGACActcaagagacaggaagttgaggtgtgaaacaggaagttgggttGAAAGACAaggttagtcaagttacaacaagttcagttgagagacaggaagttgattGAAGGTAGAGGATGGAGGTAGAGGATGAGAGTATAAGAGGTGAAAATAGGAGTATGAAAGGATCAGAGTAGAGAGTAAGGGACTGGAATAGAAAAGTTACGAAAGTCCAGAAAGTGGCATAGTAGTA
The nucleotide sequence above comes from Plectropomus leopardus isolate mb unplaced genomic scaffold, YSFRI_Pleo_2.0 unplaced_scaffold19691, whole genome shotgun sequence. Encoded proteins:
- the LOC121965348 gene encoding serine/threonine-protein kinase WNK2-like, which translates into the protein MTAPQGNLGDFPLLAPAHPVVPAVQTPLWGSGVDAETSAAGQDLTGAPIVPAQASISAPAQVETQAPAQTPAVLPAQNQPPIPVSAQAAVMPQTPASTQVPTAVQPIASAPVQAPVSAPGLAFESPKGSSTSSDTSSATGKPKLSVPNLGSASVSVTLPAPAPVASPALQPAGIQTAASVSEGASLPTTQQNLQSTSASSTLQQEPCVEDVLQDKPVALPSYTYDSINSDVASGKETSDGYDSLASGGKGDGKPRKHHRKSARTRSRQEKTSKPKLSMLNVCNTGDKMVECQLETHNHKMVTFKFDLDGDAPEEIATYMVENGFILLLEKEIFIDQLKDIVDKAEDMLNEDMEGERASTLSCSPEQGQISEGLVGE